A single window of Phyllostomus discolor isolate MPI-MPIP mPhyDis1 chromosome 13, mPhyDis1.pri.v3, whole genome shotgun sequence DNA harbors:
- the TBX1 gene encoding T-box transcription factor TBX1 isoform X1: MDARSPLSPRASAFSIASLVAAEAAEHTARLGPGSSDRAKLHRLLESPAGMHFSTVTRDMEAFTASSLSSLGAAGGFPGAASPGADPYGPREPPPRYDPCAAAAPGAPGPPPPPPHAYPFAPAAGAATSAAAEPEGPGASCAAAAKAPVKKNAKVASVSVQLEMKALWDEFNQLGTEMIVTKAGRRMFPTFQVKLFGMDPMADYMLLMDFVPVDDKRYRYAFHSSSWLVAGKADPATPGRVHYHPDSPAKGAQWMKQIVSFDKLKLTNNLLDDNGHIILNSMHRYQPRFHVVYVDPRKDSEKYAEENFKTFVFEETRFTAVTAYQNHRITQLKIASNPFAKGFRDCDPEDWPRNHRPGALPLMTAFARSRNPVASPTQPNGAEKDAAEARREFERDAGGPAVLGDSAPPPPLLARVLSPALSGAGGAGGLVPLAGGPGGRPSPPHPELRLEAPGASEPLHHHPYKYPAAAYDHYLGAKSRPAPYPLPGLRGHGYHAHAHTHHHPVSPAAAAAAAAAAAAAAANMYSAGAAPPGSYDYCPR, encoded by the exons ATGGACGCTCGGAGCCCACTGTCTCCTCGGGCCAGTGCGTTCAGTATCGCCTCTCTGGTTGCAGCAGAGGCAGCAGAACATACTGCTCGCCTGGGCCCCGGGTCCTCCGACCGGGCGAAGCTTCACCGGCTGCTGGAATCCCCGGCCGGGATGCACTTCAGCACCGTCACCAGGGACATGGAAG CCTTCACGGCCAGCAGCCTGAGCAGCCTGGGGGCCGCCGGGGGCTTCCCGGGCGCCGCGTCGCCAGGCGCGGACCCTTACGGCCCGCGCGAGCCGCCGCCGCGCTACGACCCgtgcgccgccgccgcccctgGCGCCCcgggcccgccgccgccgccgccgcacgCCTACCCGTTCGCACCGGCCGCCGGGGCCGCCACCAGCGCTGCTGCCGAGCCCGAGGGCCCCGGGGCCAGTTGCGCGGCCGCCGCAAAGGCGCCGGTAAAGAAGAACGCGAAGGTGGCCAGCGTGAGTGTGCAGCTGGAGATGAAGGCTCTGTGGGACGAATTCAATCAGCTGGGCACCGAGATGATCGTCACCAAGGCTGGCAG gcGTATGTTCCCCACTTTCCAAGTGAAGCTTTTCGGCATGGACCCCATGGCCGACTACATGCTCCTCATGGACTTCGTGCCTGTGGATGACAAGCGCTACCG GTACGCCTTCCACAGCTCCTCCTGGCTGGTGGCCGGGAAGGCAGACCCTGCCACTCCAGGCCGAGTACACTACCACCCTGATTCGCCTGCCAAGGGTGCACAGTGGATGAAGCAAATTGTGTCCTTTGACAAGCTCAAGCTGACCAACAACCTGCTGGATGACAATGGCCAC ATCATTCTCAACTCCATGCACAGATACCAGCCCCGCTTCCACGTGGTCTACGTGGACCCCCGCAAAGACAGCGAGAAGTATGCCGAGGAGAACTTCAAAACCTTCGTGTTTGAAGAGACGCGCTTCACCGCCGTCACTGCCTACCAGAACCACAGG ATTACACAGCTCAAGATCGCCAGCAACCCTTTCGCCAAAGGCTTCCGAGACTGCGACCCAGAAGACTG GCCCCGTAACCACCGGCCCGGCGCGTTGCCGCTCATGACTGCCTTTGCGCGCTCGCGGAACCCGGTGGCCTCTCCCACGCAGCCCAACGGCGCGGAGAAAG ACGCGGCCGAAGCCCGGCGAGAATTCGAGCGCGATGCAGGCGGGCCGGCAGTGCTCGGGGACTCCGCACCTCCGCCACCGCTGCTGGCGCGCGTGCTGAGCCCCGCGCTGTCTGGGGCTGGCGGCGCCGGCGGCCTCGTGCCGCTGGCGGGTGGGCCCGGAGGCCGGCCCAGCCCCCCGCACCCCGAGTTGCGCCTGGAGGCGCCCGGCGCGTCGGAGCCGCTGCACCACCACCCCTACAAGTACCCGGCTGCCGCCTATGACCACTACCTCGGGGCCAAGAGCCGGCCGGCGCCCTACCCGCTGCCTGGCCTGCGCGGCCACGGCTaccacgcgcacgcacacacgcaccaccaccctgtgagcccggcggccgccgccgccgccgccgctgccgcggCCGCTGCGGCCGCCAACATGTACTCGGCGGGGGCCGCGCCGCCTGGCTCCTATGACTACTGCCCCAGATAA
- the TBX1 gene encoding T-box transcription factor TBX1 isoform X2, whose amino-acid sequence MHFSTVTRDMEAFTASSLSSLGAAGGFPGAASPGADPYGPREPPPRYDPCAAAAPGAPGPPPPPPHAYPFAPAAGAATSAAAEPEGPGASCAAAAKAPVKKNAKVASVSVQLEMKALWDEFNQLGTEMIVTKAGRRMFPTFQVKLFGMDPMADYMLLMDFVPVDDKRYRYAFHSSSWLVAGKADPATPGRVHYHPDSPAKGAQWMKQIVSFDKLKLTNNLLDDNGHIILNSMHRYQPRFHVVYVDPRKDSEKYAEENFKTFVFEETRFTAVTAYQNHRITQLKIASNPFAKGFRDCDPEDWPRNHRPGALPLMTAFARSRNPVASPTQPNGAEKDAAEARREFERDAGGPAVLGDSAPPPPLLARVLSPALSGAGGAGGLVPLAGGPGGRPSPPHPELRLEAPGASEPLHHHPYKYPAAAYDHYLGAKSRPAPYPLPGLRGHGYHAHAHTHHHPVSPAAAAAAAAAAAAAAANMYSAGAAPPGSYDYCPR is encoded by the exons ATGCACTTCAGCACCGTCACCAGGGACATGGAAG CCTTCACGGCCAGCAGCCTGAGCAGCCTGGGGGCCGCCGGGGGCTTCCCGGGCGCCGCGTCGCCAGGCGCGGACCCTTACGGCCCGCGCGAGCCGCCGCCGCGCTACGACCCgtgcgccgccgccgcccctgGCGCCCcgggcccgccgccgccgccgccgcacgCCTACCCGTTCGCACCGGCCGCCGGGGCCGCCACCAGCGCTGCTGCCGAGCCCGAGGGCCCCGGGGCCAGTTGCGCGGCCGCCGCAAAGGCGCCGGTAAAGAAGAACGCGAAGGTGGCCAGCGTGAGTGTGCAGCTGGAGATGAAGGCTCTGTGGGACGAATTCAATCAGCTGGGCACCGAGATGATCGTCACCAAGGCTGGCAG gcGTATGTTCCCCACTTTCCAAGTGAAGCTTTTCGGCATGGACCCCATGGCCGACTACATGCTCCTCATGGACTTCGTGCCTGTGGATGACAAGCGCTACCG GTACGCCTTCCACAGCTCCTCCTGGCTGGTGGCCGGGAAGGCAGACCCTGCCACTCCAGGCCGAGTACACTACCACCCTGATTCGCCTGCCAAGGGTGCACAGTGGATGAAGCAAATTGTGTCCTTTGACAAGCTCAAGCTGACCAACAACCTGCTGGATGACAATGGCCAC ATCATTCTCAACTCCATGCACAGATACCAGCCCCGCTTCCACGTGGTCTACGTGGACCCCCGCAAAGACAGCGAGAAGTATGCCGAGGAGAACTTCAAAACCTTCGTGTTTGAAGAGACGCGCTTCACCGCCGTCACTGCCTACCAGAACCACAGG ATTACACAGCTCAAGATCGCCAGCAACCCTTTCGCCAAAGGCTTCCGAGACTGCGACCCAGAAGACTG GCCCCGTAACCACCGGCCCGGCGCGTTGCCGCTCATGACTGCCTTTGCGCGCTCGCGGAACCCGGTGGCCTCTCCCACGCAGCCCAACGGCGCGGAGAAAG ACGCGGCCGAAGCCCGGCGAGAATTCGAGCGCGATGCAGGCGGGCCGGCAGTGCTCGGGGACTCCGCACCTCCGCCACCGCTGCTGGCGCGCGTGCTGAGCCCCGCGCTGTCTGGGGCTGGCGGCGCCGGCGGCCTCGTGCCGCTGGCGGGTGGGCCCGGAGGCCGGCCCAGCCCCCCGCACCCCGAGTTGCGCCTGGAGGCGCCCGGCGCGTCGGAGCCGCTGCACCACCACCCCTACAAGTACCCGGCTGCCGCCTATGACCACTACCTCGGGGCCAAGAGCCGGCCGGCGCCCTACCCGCTGCCTGGCCTGCGCGGCCACGGCTaccacgcgcacgcacacacgcaccaccaccctgtgagcccggcggccgccgccgccgccgccgctgccgcggCCGCTGCGGCCGCCAACATGTACTCGGCGGGGGCCGCGCCGCCTGGCTCCTATGACTACTGCCCCAGATAA